In one Verrucomicrobiia bacterium genomic region, the following are encoded:
- a CDS encoding ATP synthase F0 subunit C — protein sequence MEPNTALAFALPISLALTAMAGAFGLGKAVSGAMDATARQPEASTKILVNMMAGCALIEALTLYALVFGFSLMGKI from the coding sequence ATGGAACCCAATACCGCTTTAGCATTCGCCCTCCCCATCAGCTTGGCGCTCACCGCCATGGCCGGCGCTTTCGGCCTCGGCAAGGCCGTGTCCGGCGCGATGGATGCTACGGCCCGCCAGCCCGAAGCTTCGACGAAGATTCTCGTCAACATGATGGCCGGCTGCGCCCTCATCGAAGCCTTGACGCTGTATGCTCTCGTTTTCGGCTTTTCGCTCATGGGCAAGATCTAA